The Hymenobacter sp. DG01 genome has a segment encoding these proteins:
- a CDS encoding malate:quinone oxidoreductase, giving the protein MSTTEPADSLSADVVLIGAGIMSATLGMMLKELQPDLTIAIIERLDVAAAESSDAWNNAGTGHSAFCELNYTPEKADGSIDISKAVKIAEQFEESKQFWAFLAETYAVKELTRFINHIPHLSFVWGDKNVNFLRKRHAALTQSPLFQGMEYTENREEMERWMPLVMHGRDPQQPVAATRMDLGTDVNFGSLTRGMFTLLQQKPGVTFYFNHNVEKLRQKDGLWRVKAEDIATGNSLKIRAPFVFIGAGGGSLPLLIKSGIPEGSGFGGFPVSGQWLKCVNPDIIAQHHAKVYGKAAVGSPPMSVPHLDTRVINGKQELLFGPYAGFSTKFLKQGSYLDLPLSVKLSNMRPMIIAGLKNIPLTKYLINQVRQSPDDRLEALREYLPEARAEDWQLEIAGQRVQVIKKHEKEGGILEFGTEVVAASDGSIAALLGASPGASTAVSIMLGLVQRCFPDRAQSAEWQAKLRQMIPSFGQSLADNPALVEQVRNHTSAVLGLKLDATPVQ; this is encoded by the coding sequence ATGAGCACTACCGAACCCGCTGACTCCCTATCTGCCGATGTAGTCCTGATTGGGGCGGGCATCATGAGCGCCACTTTGGGCATGATGCTGAAAGAGTTGCAGCCCGATCTGACCATTGCCATCATTGAGCGGCTTGACGTGGCCGCCGCCGAAAGCTCCGATGCCTGGAACAACGCGGGCACCGGCCACTCGGCTTTTTGTGAACTGAACTACACGCCCGAGAAGGCCGATGGCTCCATTGACATAAGCAAGGCCGTTAAAATTGCCGAGCAGTTTGAGGAGTCCAAGCAATTCTGGGCCTTTCTGGCCGAAACCTACGCCGTAAAGGAGCTGACGCGCTTTATCAACCACATCCCGCACCTGAGCTTTGTGTGGGGCGATAAGAACGTGAACTTTCTGCGCAAGCGGCACGCGGCCCTGACCCAGTCGCCCTTGTTTCAGGGCATGGAGTACACGGAGAACCGCGAGGAGATGGAGCGCTGGATGCCTCTGGTGATGCACGGCCGCGACCCGCAGCAGCCCGTGGCCGCCACCCGCATGGACCTGGGCACCGACGTAAATTTCGGCTCCCTGACCCGCGGCATGTTCACGCTGCTGCAGCAAAAGCCGGGCGTGACGTTCTACTTCAACCACAACGTGGAGAAGCTGCGCCAGAAAGATGGGCTGTGGCGCGTGAAGGCCGAAGATATTGCCACCGGCAACTCGCTTAAAATCCGGGCGCCGTTTGTATTCATCGGGGCCGGCGGCGGCTCCCTACCCCTGCTGATCAAGTCAGGCATTCCGGAGGGCTCAGGCTTCGGGGGTTTCCCTGTAAGCGGGCAGTGGCTGAAGTGCGTCAACCCCGACATCATTGCCCAGCACCATGCCAAGGTGTACGGCAAGGCCGCCGTGGGCTCACCGCCTATGTCGGTGCCCCACCTGGATACCCGCGTGATTAACGGCAAGCAGGAGCTGCTGTTTGGGCCCTACGCGGGCTTTAGCACCAAGTTCCTTAAGCAGGGTTCCTACCTCGATTTGCCCCTATCGGTGAAGCTGAGCAACATGCGCCCCATGATTATTGCGGGCCTGAAAAACATTCCGCTCACCAAATACCTCATCAACCAGGTGCGCCAGTCGCCCGACGACCGGCTGGAAGCCCTGCGCGAATACCTGCCCGAGGCTCGGGCCGAAGACTGGCAGCTGGAAATTGCCGGCCAGCGTGTGCAGGTTATCAAGAAGCACGAGAAAGAGGGCGGCATCCTGGAGTTTGGTACCGAAGTAGTAGCCGCCTCCGATGGCTCTATTGCCGCCCTGCTGGGCGCCTCGCCCGGGGCTTCTACGGCCGTCAGCATTATGCTGGGACTGGTGCAGCGTTGCTTCCCCGACCGGGCCCAATCGGCGGAGTGGCAGGCCAAGCTGCGCCAGATGATTCCTTCCTTTGGTCAGTCCCTGGCCGATAATCCGGCCCTGGTGGAGCAGGTCCGCAACCATACCAGCGCCGTGCTCGGCCTCAAGCTGGATGCTACCCCCGTACAGTAG
- a CDS encoding spore photoproduct lyase family protein, translated as MTQTQLFPSLDILTPTPEPRQHSAKLWLPKRVVFTPDALDQPFGQQMLERVTAQGLEVELLKSNRLTGVRGEDARDTYRRAKSTLAVVCAPPSALRLQPTPPSADWQMNLAEGCPAHCQYCYLAGSLAGPPVVKAFANLPQLLANTQAYEQPGRVTSFEVSCYTDVLGIEHLTGSLAECIRYYGQREGAHLRFVSKYDHVDSLLGLPHHGRTRARFSLNAEAAVRKLEGGTASVEARLQALRKLALPVEQGGGGYPVGVVLAPIMPLPGWQDEYRHLLDRLAATLDFPCDLTAECITHRFTPGSKEVLLQWYPNTSLDLEEATRAVKRNKFGGTKFVYQPTDMRTLKEFFYQEWQQRFPNAPILYWT; from the coding sequence ATGACCCAAACCCAGCTGTTTCCCTCGCTCGATATTCTGACCCCCACTCCGGAGCCGCGCCAGCACAGCGCCAAGCTGTGGCTGCCCAAGCGCGTGGTGTTTACTCCCGACGCCCTCGACCAGCCCTTCGGCCAGCAGATGCTGGAGCGCGTAACGGCTCAGGGTCTGGAGGTGGAGCTGCTGAAAAGCAACCGCCTGACGGGCGTGCGTGGCGAAGATGCCCGCGACACGTACCGCCGCGCCAAAAGCACCCTGGCCGTGGTGTGCGCCCCGCCCAGCGCCCTGCGCCTGCAGCCCACCCCGCCCTCCGCCGACTGGCAGATGAACCTGGCCGAAGGCTGCCCCGCCCACTGCCAGTACTGCTACCTGGCCGGCAGCCTCGCGGGGCCGCCCGTGGTGAAGGCCTTTGCTAACCTGCCTCAGCTGCTGGCAAACACCCAGGCCTACGAGCAGCCCGGCCGCGTCACCAGCTTTGAGGTAAGCTGCTATACCGATGTGCTGGGCATTGAGCACCTCACTGGCTCCCTGGCTGAGTGCATCCGTTACTATGGGCAGCGCGAAGGAGCGCACCTGCGCTTTGTGAGCAAGTATGACCACGTTGATTCCCTGCTGGGCCTGCCCCACCACGGGCGTACCCGGGCCCGCTTCAGCCTCAATGCCGAAGCCGCCGTGCGCAAGCTGGAGGGCGGCACCGCCTCGGTGGAGGCCCGCCTGCAGGCCCTGCGGAAGCTGGCCCTGCCCGTGGAGCAGGGTGGAGGGGGCTACCCCGTGGGTGTGGTACTGGCCCCCATCATGCCCCTGCCCGGCTGGCAGGACGAATACCGCCACCTGCTCGATAGGCTGGCCGCTACCCTCGACTTCCCCTGCGACCTGACGGCCGAGTGCATTACCCACCGCTTTACGCCCGGCTCCAAGGAGGTGCTGCTGCAGTGGTACCCTAACACGTCCCTGGATCTGGAGGAAGCTACCCGGGCCGTAAAGCGCAATAAGTTTGGGGGCACCAAATTCGTGTACCAGCCCACCGATATGCGCACGCTCAAGGAGTTCTTTTACCAGGAGTGGCAGCAGCGCTTCCCGAACGCACCCATCCTGTACTGGACCTAA
- the ctlX gene encoding citrulline utilization hydrolase CtlX — protein sequence MQAAHTVFLVRPTRFTFNPETAHSNHFQQPLAGLDQEVIQARAFTEFDGVVARLRAAGVRVLVFEDTPEPHTPDAVFPNNWVTFHPDGRVLLYPMCAPNRRLERRPDILEALGRQFHIREVIDVSGQEHDNRFLEGTGSIIFDHLHRIAYAGLSVRTEARLFREVAARLGYEPVAFRAYDAAGQEIYHTNVMMCLGARFAVICLESIRDEAGRAAVEASLTRTGHEIVDITLAQVARFAGNMLTLQPAEGPELLAMSQSAYDALRPEQRAALSRHAQLLPLSIPTIETIGGGSARCMMAEVFLPPRR from the coding sequence ATGCAGGCTGCCCACACGGTATTCCTTGTCCGCCCGACGCGCTTTACGTTCAACCCCGAAACGGCCCACTCCAACCACTTTCAGCAGCCGCTGGCGGGGCTGGATCAGGAAGTTATTCAGGCGCGGGCCTTCACCGAGTTTGATGGGGTAGTAGCCCGCCTGCGCGCTGCTGGTGTGCGGGTGCTGGTGTTCGAGGATACGCCTGAGCCCCACACGCCCGACGCGGTGTTTCCCAACAACTGGGTAACTTTTCACCCCGATGGGCGGGTGCTCCTGTACCCCATGTGCGCCCCCAACCGCCGCCTGGAGCGCCGCCCCGATATTCTGGAGGCGCTGGGCCGTCAGTTTCACATCCGGGAGGTTATAGATGTATCGGGGCAGGAGCACGACAACCGGTTTCTGGAGGGCACGGGCAGCATCATCTTCGACCATCTGCACCGCATTGCCTACGCCGGGCTGTCGGTGCGCACGGAGGCCCGGCTGTTTCGGGAGGTAGCGGCCCGGCTGGGATACGAGCCGGTGGCTTTCCGGGCCTACGATGCCGCCGGCCAGGAAATCTACCACACCAACGTAATGATGTGCCTGGGGGCGCGGTTCGCTGTCATCTGCCTGGAAAGCATCCGGGACGAGGCCGGGCGCGCGGCGGTAGAGGCCTCACTCACGCGCACCGGCCACGAAATAGTGGATATCACCCTGGCCCAGGTGGCACGGTTTGCCGGCAACATGCTCACGCTACAACCCGCCGAGGGGCCCGAACTGCTGGCTATGTCGCAAAGCGCTTACGATGCCCTCCGGCCTGAGCAGCGCGCTGCCCTCAGCCGGCACGCCCAACTGCTGCCCCTATCCATCCCCACCATCGAAACCATTGGCGGCGGTAGTGCCCGCTGCATGATGGCCGAGGTATTTCTGCCGCCGCGAAGGTAG
- a CDS encoding FG-GAP-like repeat-containing protein, with amino-acid sequence MPWFASEAQVPVITNRLPAASSHRASPQGPIQLSFSQPMSAAAARPDAIRVVSGWRGQLPGTYTGAGTSTITFQPTPALLPGEPVRVGVLPTATSLSGTPAAPASYLFRAAVAPSTGVFPVPQEETVAWQPTNLQIADINQDGYADFLTANRKEASVSVRLGNGRGGFTTRPDVALGYIPEQVVIADVNKDGKPDFLVLHTLASLVQIRLGDGQGGFTGTGSVNPNNSPNQIALGDLNADGNLDMVISNTYPAAINIRMGDGKGNFTGTSYISLNQTPSNIALTDVNQDGKLDFVLTNTNKSSLSVGLGTGTGTFNNLKDLTVGTQPRELIVADVNRDDLPDLIFVVGSSSTTNGLLSIRLGDGKGGFTGGLPDVTAGIAPRQLLVRDVNADGNPDLLSANILSSTVSVRLGAGNGRFTGTAEVAVDHHPASLSLADVDSDGDLDLLTANEGIINDDNNTVSIRPGNGRGEFAGPLNLPVGAGPTHTATGDLNGDALLDLVTANETANTVSIHLGTGSGTFRPLPDLTVAAQPRFVALGDINNDGRLDLLTAHTNSVNVSARLGNGAGGFASATTVNMSGIPNVLVLTDCNHDGRLDLFGSNYGSNSVAVRLGNGQGGFTGTTNLPIGDSYGPYGLVADDVNQDGHPDLLVINSGIGINSMGVWLGNGQGGFSKLAETPAGGSPNCMDSGDINNDGHLDVVIGNFQEYKVTVLLGNGQGAFPATTPVASSRVVSDVKLGDVNGDGNLDLVTSIYLTRQLQVRYGDGTGQFSPTPQVLPVGVEPDGLVLADADGDGDLDILASCEQANYVAVRFNGSVQAPVLAAKAPAVSASAALPLSCYPNPTDDGLLTVDMTAFGRTTVELSVWTTLGQPVYTRQITRPEPAYTIALPVALPAGVYLVQIKAADGRRASGRIVRN; translated from the coding sequence ATGCCTTGGTTCGCCTCCGAGGCGCAGGTACCAGTAATTACCAACCGGTTGCCCGCTGCCAGCAGCCACCGGGCCAGCCCGCAGGGGCCAATACAACTTTCTTTTTCTCAGCCAATGAGCGCCGCCGCAGCCCGGCCCGATGCTATCCGGGTGGTAAGCGGCTGGCGCGGGCAGCTGCCGGGCACGTACACCGGCGCCGGCACCTCAACCATTACCTTCCAGCCTACCCCTGCGCTGCTGCCTGGAGAGCCGGTGCGGGTAGGCGTGCTGCCTACCGCCACCAGCCTGAGCGGCACGCCCGCCGCTCCTGCCAGCTACCTATTTCGGGCGGCGGTAGCGCCCAGCACCGGCGTTTTTCCGGTGCCCCAGGAGGAGACTGTGGCCTGGCAGCCAACCAACCTACAGATTGCGGACATAAACCAGGACGGGTACGCTGACTTTTTAACGGCTAATCGTAAGGAAGCTTCCGTGAGCGTGCGCCTGGGTAACGGGCGCGGCGGCTTCACAACTCGGCCCGATGTTGCCCTGGGGTACATTCCCGAGCAAGTGGTTATAGCGGATGTGAACAAGGATGGCAAACCCGATTTCCTTGTACTACACACGCTGGCCAGCCTTGTGCAAATACGTTTGGGCGATGGGCAGGGCGGCTTTACTGGCACAGGCAGCGTAAATCCCAATAACAGCCCTAACCAGATTGCGCTGGGCGATTTGAACGCCGACGGCAACCTGGATATGGTAATATCCAATACTTATCCGGCGGCCATCAACATCCGAATGGGCGATGGAAAGGGCAACTTCACTGGCACCAGCTACATATCCCTGAACCAGACGCCCTCCAACATTGCCCTGACGGATGTAAACCAAGATGGCAAGCTGGACTTTGTTCTCACGAACACCAACAAAAGCTCTCTGAGTGTGGGACTTGGAACCGGAACCGGGACGTTTAACAACCTAAAGGACCTGACGGTGGGTACCCAACCCCGCGAATTGATTGTAGCAGATGTCAACCGGGATGATCTGCCGGATCTGATATTTGTTGTTGGCAGCTCCAGCACCACCAATGGTCTGCTTAGTATTAGGCTTGGAGATGGCAAGGGGGGATTTACCGGGGGGTTGCCCGATGTTACCGCGGGAATAGCTCCGCGCCAGCTGCTCGTCCGCGACGTGAATGCCGATGGCAACCCGGATCTACTATCAGCCAACATCCTCAGCAGCACGGTGAGTGTGCGCTTGGGTGCGGGCAACGGTCGGTTTACCGGCACGGCGGAGGTAGCAGTAGACCATCACCCTGCCAGCCTGTCCCTGGCTGACGTCGATTCTGACGGCGACCTAGACTTGCTAACCGCCAACGAGGGTATCATCAATGATGATAATAATACGGTCAGTATCCGGCCTGGCAATGGGCGCGGCGAGTTTGCCGGCCCTCTCAACTTGCCCGTAGGCGCTGGCCCGACCCATACAGCTACCGGTGACCTGAACGGTGACGCCCTGCTGGACCTGGTAACCGCCAACGAAACGGCTAACACCGTCAGTATTCACCTGGGAACCGGTTCTGGCACGTTTCGGCCTTTACCCGACCTCACGGTGGCTGCCCAACCTCGCTTTGTTGCTCTGGGCGACATCAACAATGACGGTCGGCTTGATTTATTGACGGCGCATACCAACTCTGTAAACGTAAGCGCGCGGCTGGGTAACGGAGCTGGCGGCTTCGCGTCGGCCACCACAGTGAATATGAGTGGTATTCCCAACGTGCTGGTGCTGACCGACTGCAACCACGATGGCCGCCTGGACTTGTTTGGCTCCAATTATGGCAGTAATAGCGTGGCAGTGCGCCTCGGCAATGGTCAGGGTGGTTTCACGGGCACCACCAACCTGCCTATTGGGGACTCCTACGGCCCTTATGGCCTCGTGGCCGACGATGTCAACCAGGACGGCCACCCCGATCTGCTGGTTATTAACTCGGGTATTGGCATCAACAGCATGGGCGTGTGGCTGGGCAATGGCCAGGGTGGTTTCAGCAAGCTGGCAGAAACACCGGCCGGGGGTAGCCCTAACTGCATGGATTCCGGCGATATCAACAACGACGGACACCTGGATGTAGTCATCGGCAACTTTCAGGAGTACAAAGTAACTGTACTGTTGGGCAACGGCCAGGGCGCGTTTCCGGCTACCACTCCCGTGGCCTCAAGCCGGGTTGTTTCAGATGTGAAACTCGGGGACGTGAACGGCGACGGCAACCTGGACTTGGTAACCAGCATTTACCTGACCCGTCAGTTGCAGGTGCGCTACGGTGACGGCACCGGCCAGTTCAGCCCTACCCCCCAGGTATTGCCCGTGGGCGTGGAGCCTGATGGGTTGGTACTGGCAGACGCGGATGGCGACGGTGATCTGGACATTTTAGCTTCCTGTGAGCAAGCCAACTACGTGGCCGTGCGCTTTAATGGCTCGGTGCAGGCTCCGGTTCTGGCGGCCAAAGCGCCAGCTGTTTCAGCATCCGCAGCCCTACCCCTCAGCTGCTACCCCAACCCCACTGACGACGGGCTGCTCACCGTGGATATGACGGCTTTCGGGCGCACGACGGTGGAACTCAGTGTGTGGACTACCCTGGGCCAGCCGGTATATACCCGGCAGATTACCCGGCCGGAGCCGGCCTACACCATTGCCCTTCCAGTCGCTCTTCCGGCCGGGGTGTACCTGGTGCAGATAAAAGCCGCTGATGGCCGCCGGGCCAGTGGGCGCATCGTTCGCAATTAA